A genomic stretch from Streptococcus oralis includes:
- the efeO gene encoding iron uptake system protein EfeO: MKKLGFVLLSSALLLTACAVRFEKSTDTNDSSKVTALSDDKQKLLDKATADYKTFVQGQIDKLLTDTEGFVQLLKDGKLEEAKKAYPLVRMAYERSEPIAESFGESDVKIDFRLADYVDENKTEEGWSGFHRIERILWEENTTKGTESYGDQLVNDIKELKAKVATVEVDHKIMLTGAVDLLNEVATSKITGEEEIYSHTDLYNFRANIEGAEKIFQLFKPLLEKSDADLVKELEADFKSVNSLLDKHMTDKEHYKLYTDLSKEDTKELAEAVTKLGEPLSQMGKFLDGE, from the coding sequence ATGAAAAAACTAGGTTTTGTCCTTTTATCTTCAGCTTTGCTATTGACAGCATGTGCGGTCCGTTTTGAAAAATCAACCGATACAAATGATTCCTCTAAGGTGACAGCTTTATCAGATGATAAACAAAAATTACTTGATAAGGCAACCGCAGATTATAAGACTTTTGTTCAAGGACAAATTGACAAACTCTTAACGGATACAGAAGGCTTTGTCCAGCTTTTGAAAGACGGAAAATTGGAGGAAGCCAAGAAAGCTTATCCACTTGTTCGTATGGCTTATGAACGTTCAGAACCAATCGCTGAGAGTTTTGGTGAATCTGATGTTAAGATTGACTTTCGTCTAGCAGACTATGTTGATGAAAACAAGACTGAGGAAGGTTGGTCAGGTTTCCACCGTATCGAGCGCATCCTTTGGGAAGAAAACACAACTAAGGGAACCGAAAGTTATGGTGATCAGCTTGTCAACGATATCAAAGAGTTGAAGGCTAAGGTAGCGACTGTTGAAGTCGATCACAAGATTATGTTGACAGGGGCAGTCGACTTGCTCAATGAAGTGGCGACAAGCAAGATTACGGGTGAAGAGGAAATCTACTCTCATACAGATTTGTACAACTTCCGAGCTAATATCGAGGGAGCTGAAAAGATATTCCAACTCTTTAAACCTTTACTAGAAAAATCAGATGCTGATTTAGTCAAAGAATTAGAGGCTGATTTCAAATCTGTTAATAGCTTGTTGGACAAACATATGACAGACAAGGAACACTACAAACTTTATACAGACTTATCAAAAGAAGACACCAAAGAATTGGCTGAAGCCGTGACAAAACTTGGTGAACCTCTATCACAAATGGGCAAATTTCTTGATGGAGAATAG
- a CDS encoding VIT1/CCC1 transporter family protein — MTEMKHEIDANFAGRLNILRAGVLGANDGIISIAGVVIGVASATSNIWIIFLSGLAAILAGAFSMAGGEYVSVSTQKDTEEAAVAREQLLLDKDIESAKQSLYAAYLQNGECETSAQLLTNKAFLKNPLKALVEEKYGIEYEEFTNPWHAAISSFIAFVLGSLPPMLSITVFPSDYRIPATVLIVALSLLVTGYTSAKLGKAPTRTAMIRNLCIGLLTMGVTFLLGQLFSI, encoded by the coding sequence ATGACAGAAATGAAACATGAAATTGATGCAAACTTTGCAGGCCGACTCAATATCCTACGCGCAGGTGTTCTGGGAGCCAATGATGGGATTATTTCCATCGCTGGAGTCGTTATCGGTGTTGCCAGTGCGACAAGCAATATCTGGATTATCTTTCTATCAGGATTGGCCGCTATCCTCGCTGGTGCTTTTTCTATGGCAGGTGGCGAATATGTCTCTGTATCGACTCAGAAAGACACGGAAGAAGCCGCTGTCGCTAGAGAACAGTTGCTCTTGGATAAGGATATCGAATCTGCAAAACAATCCCTCTATGCTGCTTACCTTCAAAATGGTGAGTGTGAAACGTCCGCCCAACTCTTGACCAACAAGGCCTTTTTAAAAAATCCACTCAAAGCCTTGGTAGAAGAAAAGTATGGAATCGAGTACGAAGAGTTTACCAACCCTTGGCATGCTGCTATCTCTAGCTTTATCGCCTTTGTACTGGGAAGTCTTCCTCCTATGCTTTCGATCACCGTCTTTCCAAGTGACTATCGTATTCCAGCAACTGTTCTTATCGTAGCCCTTTCCCTTCTCGTCACTGGCTATACCAGTGCTAAATTAGGAAAAGCTCCTACGAGAACTGCTATGATCCGTAACCTCTGTATCGGACTTCTCACCATGGGCGTAACCTTCCTCTTGGGACAACTCTTTAGTATCTAA
- a CDS encoding ABC transporter permease, with translation MFRLTNKLAVSNLIKNRKLYYPFALAVLLAVTITYLFYSLSLNPNIGKIRGGETISMTLALGMVVVTIASGIIVLYANSFVMKNRSKELGVYGMLGLEKRHLISMVFKELLIFGFLTLTAGLGLGALFDKLIFALLLKLMKMKVELVSTFQPIVFILVLIVFGAIFLGLIFINAFRIARMNALQLSREKASGEKKGRFLGFQTILGLISLVAGYYLAITVENPLSAVLIFFVAVLLVIFGTYLLFNAGITVFLQILKKNKRYYYQPNNMISVSNLIFRMKKNAVGLATIAILSTMVLVTMSATTSVFKASETFKKVMNPHDFGITGQNVEKEDINKLLDQYASDKGLTVTKKEVLTYSNFGVANQEGTKLTIFEKGQNRVQPKTIFMVFDQKDYENMTGQKLALSGKEVGLFTKNKELQGQKELTLNDQTYTIKEEIKKDFILEHVPNQYNILTSDYNYLVVPDLQAFLEQHPNSSIFNQYYGGMNVTASEDEQLKIADDYSKFVNNFNREINKEGSYVYGSNLADSSAQMSALFGGVFFIGIFLSIIFMVGTVLVIYYKQISEGYEDRERFIILQKVGLDQKQIKQTINKQVLTVFFLPLLFAFLHLAFAYHMLSLILKVIGVLDATMMLTVTLSICAIFLIVYVLIFMITSRSYRKIVQM, from the coding sequence ATGTTTCGATTAACCAATAAGTTAGCGGTTTCGAACTTAATCAAAAACCGCAAACTCTACTATCCCTTTGCTCTTGCTGTTCTCTTAGCTGTGACCATCACCTATCTCTTTTACTCACTGTCACTTAATCCTAATATTGGCAAGATCCGTGGGGGAGAAACTATCTCTATGACCCTCGCTCTCGGTATGGTGGTTGTTACCATCGCTTCTGGAATTATTGTCCTTTATGCCAATAGTTTTGTCATGAAGAACCGCTCAAAGGAGCTGGGTGTATATGGTATGCTGGGTCTTGAAAAGCGCCATTTGATCAGTATGGTTTTTAAGGAGCTTCTTATTTTTGGTTTCTTGACCTTGACAGCTGGTCTCGGCCTAGGAGCTCTCTTTGATAAGCTAATCTTTGCCCTTCTTCTGAAGTTGATGAAGATGAAAGTAGAGCTCGTTTCGACTTTCCAACCAATTGTCTTTATCCTAGTTCTCATTGTCTTTGGGGCAATCTTCCTAGGTTTGATTTTTATCAATGCCTTTCGCATCGCACGCATGAATGCCCTTCAGCTCTCTCGTGAAAAAGCCAGTGGTGAGAAAAAAGGACGATTCTTAGGTTTCCAAACCATTCTAGGTCTAATCAGTCTAGTAGCTGGTTACTACCTAGCAATAACAGTCGAAAACCCACTTTCTGCTGTTCTGATTTTCTTCGTAGCAGTTTTGTTGGTAATCTTTGGTACCTATCTCTTGTTTAATGCAGGGATCACAGTTTTCCTACAAATATTGAAGAAAAATAAGCGTTACTATTACCAACCTAATAACATGATTTCCGTATCCAATCTCATTTTCCGCATGAAGAAAAATGCGGTTGGTCTGGCGACGATTGCTATTCTCTCAACCATGGTCTTGGTGACTATGTCTGCTACAACGAGCGTCTTCAAGGCTTCAGAAACTTTCAAGAAAGTCATGAATCCGCATGATTTTGGGATTACAGGGCAGAATGTTGAAAAAGAAGATATAAATAAACTCCTAGACCAGTATGCTAGTGATAAGGGATTGACTGTTACAAAGAAAGAAGTCCTTACATACAGTAACTTTGGTGTGGCAAATCAAGAAGGTACGAAATTGACAATTTTTGAGAAAGGTCAAAATCGTGTTCAACCGAAAACTATTTTTATGGTCTTTGACCAAAAAGACTATGAGAATATGACGGGGCAAAAACTTGCACTTTCAGGTAAGGAAGTCGGATTGTTTACTAAAAACAAAGAACTTCAAGGACAGAAAGAACTGACTCTAAATGACCAGACCTATACAATAAAGGAAGAAATCAAAAAAGATTTTATTCTTGAACATGTCCCAAATCAGTACAATATCCTAACTTCGGATTATAACTATTTGGTTGTTCCTGACTTACAAGCCTTTCTTGAACAGCATCCTAACTCTTCCATCTTTAATCAATACTATGGGGGTATGAATGTAACAGCTAGTGAGGACGAGCAACTTAAAATTGCAGATGACTATTCAAAATTCGTCAACAACTTTAATAGAGAAATAAACAAAGAAGGAAGCTATGTTTACGGAAGCAATCTGGCTGATAGTAGTGCGCAGATGAGTGCTCTCTTTGGTGGAGTTTTCTTCATCGGTATCTTCCTCTCTATCATCTTTATGGTAGGAACAGTTCTTGTTATTTACTACAAACAAATCTCTGAGGGCTATGAAGACCGTGAACGTTTCATCATTTTGCAAAAGGTCGGACTTGATCAAAAGCAAATCAAGCAAACGATTAACAAACAGGTTCTAACTGTTTTCTTCCTTCCATTGCTCTTTGCCTTTCTACACCTTGCTTTTGCCTATCATATGCTTAGCCTCATCCTAAAAGTTATTGGCGTGCTCGATGCGACCATGATGTTGACCGTTACATTGTCCATCTGTGCTATCTTCCTCATCGTCTATGTTTTGATCTTTATGATTACCTCAAGAAGTTATCGCAAGATTGTGCAAATGTAA
- a CDS encoding ABC transporter ATP-binding protein yields the protein MTLLDVKHVQKIYKTRFQGNQVEALKDIHFTVEKGDYVAIMGESGSGKSTLLNILAMLDKPTRGQVYLNGTDTATIKNSQASSFRREKLGFVFQDFNLLDTLSVKDNILLPLVLSRKSITEMMKKLVVTAENLGINQLQEKYPYEISGGQKQRVAVARAIITEPEILLADEPTGALDSKSSAALLDVFDEINERGQTILMVTHSTAAASRAKRVLFIKDGILYNQIYRGDKTERQMFQEISDTLTVMASEVN from the coding sequence ATGACACTTTTAGATGTAAAACACGTTCAAAAAATCTACAAAACACGTTTCCAAGGCAACCAAGTAGAAGCACTCAAAGACATTCACTTTACTGTAGAAAAGGGTGACTACGTTGCTATCATGGGAGAGTCTGGCTCAGGGAAGTCTACCCTACTCAACATCCTAGCAATGCTTGACAAACCAACTCGTGGTCAGGTTTACCTAAATGGAACAGACACAGCAACTATTAAGAATTCCCAGGCTTCAAGTTTCCGTCGTGAAAAGTTGGGATTTGTCTTCCAAGACTTTAACTTACTAGATACCTTGTCTGTTAAGGACAATATCTTGCTTCCGTTAGTTTTATCACGAAAATCCATTACGGAAATGATGAAGAAATTGGTAGTAACCGCTGAAAATCTGGGCATCAACCAATTGCAAGAGAAGTACCCTTATGAGATCTCAGGTGGTCAAAAACAGCGGGTAGCAGTAGCACGCGCTATTATCACCGAACCTGAAATTCTTCTTGCCGATGAGCCAACAGGAGCCCTTGACTCCAAGTCATCTGCGGCTCTTCTAGATGTTTTTGATGAAATCAATGAGCGTGGCCAAACTATTCTTATGGTAACCCACTCAACGGCAGCAGCCAGCAGGGCCAAGCGCGTTCTCTTTATCAAGGACGGCATTCTTTACAACCAAATCTACCGTGGAGACAAGACAGAGCGTCAGATGTTCCAAGAAATCTCTGATACTTTGACTGTTATGGCAAGCGAGGTGAATTAG